A stretch of Chroogloeocystis siderophila 5.2 s.c.1 DNA encodes these proteins:
- the dndC gene encoding DNA phosphorothioation system sulfurtransferase DndC, producing MSTPQQKPKEAETSRLQPFGHPAAGGVRHDAKVFKTGDQARTVADLVADIQALTAEIQELYCLDEIPWCIGYSGGKDSTATLQLVWNAIASLPPEKRTKTIHVITTDTLVENPIVAAWVSRSLQHMKQAAQQQGMPVEPHLLYPAIKETFWVNLIGKGYPAPRNRFRWCTERLKIQPSDNFIRAMIRASGEVVLVLGTRKSESVKRATNMAKHREWRIRDRLNTNPNRPNSLIYLPIEDWHTDEVWIYLNQWQNPWGYSNKDLFTMYRGATADNECPLVVDTSTPSCGDSRFGCWVCTMVSKDKSMEAMIQNDEEKEWMQPLLDIRNELDVKDDRDKRDFRRIWGQVQLFERNVDGEVSVEPIPGPYTKYWREYWLKKVLQAQTQIRHTAPESMRDITLITPEELSEIRRIWLEDKHEFDDSLPRIYQEVTGEPFRDPRPGSDRTLLGSDEWAVLEEICDDDAMHLELMAKLLDTERQYRTMARRNGIFEALEKCFETSSRSKEEAIANAHYKRDLKNAAEQGNIETVKQLTWASLKFQATAGDEKLLSD from the coding sequence ATGTCTACACCACAACAGAAACCAAAAGAAGCGGAAACTTCGCGTCTACAGCCCTTTGGGCATCCTGCGGCGGGCGGCGTCCGTCACGATGCGAAAGTTTTCAAGACAGGCGATCAAGCACGGACTGTGGCAGACTTGGTGGCAGATATTCAAGCTCTCACCGCTGAAATTCAAGAATTATACTGTTTAGACGAGATACCTTGGTGTATAGGCTATAGTGGTGGAAAAGACAGCACGGCGACTTTACAACTCGTGTGGAATGCGATCGCCTCTCTCCCGCCTGAAAAGCGAACTAAAACAATTCACGTTATCACGACAGATACGTTAGTAGAAAATCCAATTGTTGCAGCTTGGGTTAGTCGTTCACTTCAACACATGAAACAAGCAGCACAACAACAAGGAATGCCGGTTGAACCACATTTACTTTATCCCGCAATTAAAGAGACATTTTGGGTCAATTTAATTGGTAAAGGTTATCCTGCGCCGCGTAACCGATTTAGATGGTGTACTGAACGGTTAAAGATTCAACCCTCGGATAACTTTATTCGGGCAATGATTCGCGCAAGTGGAGAAGTCGTACTTGTACTGGGTACGCGCAAAAGCGAAAGTGTAAAACGCGCAACCAATATGGCAAAACATCGTGAGTGGCGAATACGCGATCGCCTCAACACAAATCCCAACCGACCTAACTCACTTATTTATCTCCCAATTGAAGATTGGCATACCGATGAAGTTTGGATCTATCTCAACCAATGGCAAAATCCTTGGGGATATAGCAACAAAGATTTATTTACTATGTATCGCGGCGCAACCGCAGACAATGAGTGCCCGCTTGTTGTTGATACTTCTACTCCTAGCTGTGGCGATTCGCGGTTTGGCTGCTGGGTTTGCACAATGGTGAGTAAAGATAAATCGATGGAGGCGATGATCCAAAACGATGAAGAGAAAGAATGGATGCAGCCGTTACTCGATATCCGTAATGAACTTGATGTCAAAGACGATCGCGACAAACGAGACTTTCGCCGGATTTGGGGGCAAGTACAACTTTTTGAACGCAATGTCGATGGTGAAGTTTCTGTAGAACCGATTCCAGGTCCTTATACCAAATACTGGCGCGAGTATTGGCTAAAGAAAGTGCTACAAGCACAAACACAAATTCGCCACACTGCGCCAGAAAGTATGCGTGATATTACTTTAATTACACCAGAAGAACTCAGTGAAATTCGTCGGATTTGGTTAGAAGACAAGCACGAATTTGACGATAGCTTACCGCGAATTTATCAAGAGGTGACGGGTGAACCTTTTCGCGATCCACGCCCAGGAAGCGATCGCACTTTACTTGGTAGCGATGAATGGGCTGTATTAGAAGAAATCTGTGATGATGACGCAATGCATCTCGAACTAATGGCAAAGCTTCTCGATACCGAACGCCAGTATCGCACAATGGCGCGTCGTAATGGCATTTTTGAAGCATTAGAAAAGTGCTTTGAAACAAGTTCGCGTTCTAAAGAAGAAGCGATCGCCAACGCCCACTACAAACGCGACTTGAAAAACGCTGCTGAACAAGGCAATATCGAAACCGTCAAGCAGTTAACCTGGGCTAGCTTAAAATTCCAAGCTACAGCCGGAGATGAAAAGTTACTAAGTGATTAA
- a CDS encoding L,D-transpeptidase, with product MIKQLFAVAGVVVAINVATHQIAHQQNLSESQPTVTQAAIPQPPTNQPVNRVTPPLRLKIQLNSRKVTLYQGETPIKSYPIAVGRPGWETPTGNFRVGQMLKNPTWISPLTDERIPGGHPENPLGSYWIGFWSDGRNSIGFHGTPNSESVGTAASHGCIRMYNEDVEELFSQVKLGTLVTVVE from the coding sequence ATGATCAAGCAACTATTTGCAGTGGCGGGTGTAGTAGTAGCAATCAATGTCGCTACTCACCAGATTGCTCATCAGCAAAATTTATCAGAATCGCAGCCGACTGTCACCCAAGCGGCGATCCCTCAACCCCCCACTAATCAGCCAGTCAATCGCGTGACTCCGCCTTTAAGGTTAAAGATTCAGCTAAATAGCCGTAAGGTTACTCTGTATCAGGGAGAAACACCGATTAAAAGCTATCCTATTGCAGTAGGTCGTCCTGGCTGGGAAACTCCGACTGGTAATTTTCGCGTAGGTCAAATGTTAAAAAATCCTACTTGGATTAGTCCCTTAACGGATGAGAGAATTCCAGGCGGACATCCCGAAAATCCTCTGGGGTCGTATTGGATTGGGTTCTGGAGTGATGGCAGAAATTCAATCGGTTTTCATGGTACTCCTAATTCTGAATCTGTAGGTACAGCAGCTTCTCACGGTTGTATTCGGATGTACAACGAAGATGTTGAAGAGTTATTCAGTCAAGTGAAATTAGGCACTCTTGTCACAGTTGTGGAATAG
- the dndD gene encoding DNA sulfur modification protein DndD, with protein sequence MIFIELVLQNFGPYLGRQVINLRPKEDERFCPIILFGGMNGGGKTTLMDAIRLALYGQRAQCSTRGNLSYPDFLTQSVNRYTAIGEQTAIELAFESILDNVQVEFRIKRSWTKNPRNGKDTLGILVDDWPDSALAQIWDERIEDLLPLGISNLFLFDGEQVKELAEQDVPTPMVVEAIRSLLGLELAERLATDIEILVNRRRKLIANSQALITLEDIEQKLNHQQKEYQIAKDHLATIQDKLTYAQKQQQEASDKFILEGGKIAAERSQLEIQLCYQQKAVTRHRDALTELASGILPLSLISPLLVQAHTQVQQEYRQQQAQVSKDVLSEQEQKFLQYVTQIGLDSEQFEKIKLFFKQEIETLKQDIQLQELWLLADEESIFQLNQILTRDLADSQSLAKKQLNNLKIQEENLAAIESQLAVAPAPEVYEQLGDAVKFAQSELANVKAAYELARRRCDELATVIENTKKELAQYSEENIDRKNDEHIITASTKVQATLKLFREKLTLRKLNQLESVITECFLYLLHKSDLVHRVAIDTDTFSLSLYDFQGQLVPKHRLSAGEKQLLAIALLWGLARVSGRNLPIAIDTPLGRLDSSHRNNLVERYFPFASHQVMLFSTDTEIGKNEVEQLRANNAIAREYLLKYDSAKRCTTIEPGYFW encoded by the coding sequence GTGATATTTATTGAACTTGTATTACAAAATTTTGGTCCTTACCTAGGACGACAAGTTATTAACTTGCGTCCCAAAGAAGATGAGCGGTTTTGCCCGATTATTTTATTTGGTGGGATGAATGGTGGCGGAAAAACTACGCTTATGGATGCAATTCGTCTTGCTTTATACGGACAGCGCGCTCAATGTTCTACACGGGGTAACTTGAGTTATCCTGACTTTTTAACACAATCAGTTAACCGTTACACTGCCATTGGCGAACAAACTGCAATTGAATTAGCTTTTGAAAGTATTTTAGATAATGTCCAAGTTGAATTTCGGATTAAACGCAGTTGGACTAAAAACCCTCGTAATGGTAAAGATACATTAGGTATTTTAGTTGATGATTGGCCTGATAGTGCCTTGGCTCAAATTTGGGATGAACGAATTGAAGATTTACTTCCTTTAGGAATTTCAAATTTATTTTTATTCGATGGCGAACAAGTTAAAGAGTTAGCCGAACAAGATGTACCTACTCCAATGGTTGTTGAAGCAATTCGCTCTTTGCTTGGGTTAGAATTAGCTGAACGATTGGCCACAGATATAGAAATTTTAGTGAATCGGCGACGCAAACTTATTGCCAATAGTCAAGCACTCATAACTTTAGAAGATATTGAACAAAAACTGAATCATCAGCAAAAAGAATATCAAATTGCCAAAGACCATTTAGCAACAATTCAAGATAAATTAACTTATGCGCAAAAGCAACAGCAAGAAGCTTCAGATAAATTTATTCTAGAAGGTGGTAAAATTGCGGCTGAACGCAGTCAACTAGAAATTCAGTTATGTTATCAGCAAAAAGCAGTCACACGCCACCGTGATGCGCTTACTGAATTAGCTAGTGGAATTTTACCCTTGAGTTTGATATCACCGCTACTCGTTCAAGCGCATACTCAAGTACAACAAGAATACCGACAACAGCAAGCACAAGTGAGTAAAGATGTATTATCTGAGCAAGAGCAAAAATTTTTGCAATACGTTACTCAAATAGGATTAGACAGCGAGCAATTTGAAAAAATTAAATTATTTTTCAAGCAAGAAATTGAAACTTTAAAACAAGATATTCAATTGCAAGAATTATGGTTATTAGCTGATGAAGAAAGTATTTTTCAACTTAATCAAATCCTTACCCGTGATTTAGCAGATTCGCAGTCTTTAGCAAAAAAACAACTTAATAATCTCAAAATTCAAGAAGAAAATTTAGCAGCAATTGAAAGTCAACTAGCTGTCGCGCCTGCACCAGAAGTTTATGAACAATTAGGTGATGCAGTTAAATTTGCTCAAAGTGAACTTGCTAACGTTAAAGCAGCTTACGAGTTAGCAAGAAGACGATGTGACGAATTAGCAACAGTTATTGAAAATACGAAAAAAGAGTTAGCACAATATAGCGAGGAAAATATTGATAGAAAAAATGACGAACATATTATTACCGCATCAACTAAAGTACAAGCAACACTGAAACTATTTCGAGAAAAACTGACGTTGCGCAAACTAAATCAATTAGAGTCTGTGATTACAGAGTGTTTTTTATATTTGCTGCATAAGTCGGATTTGGTGCATCGAGTTGCAATTGATACGGATACTTTTAGTCTTTCGCTTTATGATTTTCAAGGACAATTAGTACCAAAACATCGTCTTTCTGCAGGAGAAAAGCAATTACTCGCGATCGCGCTATTGTGGGGACTCGCGCGTGTCTCAGGGCGCAACCTCCCAATTGCGATTGATACACCATTAGGGCGACTGGATTCTTCGCACCGCAATAACTTAGTTGAACGTTACTTTCCTTTTGCAAGTCACCAAGTCATGCTGTTTTCCACAGATACTGAAATCGGTAAAAATGAAGTTGAACAACTCCGTGCCAACAATGCGATCGCCCGTGAATATCTTCTAAAATACGATTCAGCAAAACGTTGCACCACCATCGAACCTGGTTATTTCTGGTAA
- the dndE gene encoding DNA sulfur modification protein DndE has product MEPPLDRIHLSQTAKDQLTKLKRITKIDQWNILCRWGFCRSLAEPAIPSPVPIPADSNVEMTWRVFGGELSDILAIALKQRCHNDGLGTDKETLATQFRLHLHRGIGYLAGDLNIKKIEDLIELALSK; this is encoded by the coding sequence ATGGAACCACCACTTGATCGCATTCATTTATCACAAACGGCAAAAGACCAATTAACTAAACTTAAACGTATCACTAAAATTGACCAGTGGAATATTTTGTGTCGCTGGGGATTTTGTCGGTCGCTGGCGGAACCTGCTATTCCGTCACCAGTACCAATTCCTGCGGATAGTAACGTAGAGATGACGTGGCGCGTGTTTGGTGGAGAACTATCAGATATCCTAGCGATCGCTTTGAAACAACGCTGTCACAATGATGGCTTGGGTACTGATAAGGAAACGTTAGCAACACAGTTTCGCCTACACTTGCATCGCGGGATTGGTTATCTAGCAGGCGATCTGAATATCAAGAAAATCGAGGATTTAATCGAATTAGCTTTGTCGAAATGA
- a CDS encoding DNA phosphorothioation-associated putative methyltransferase — MEALEIERHRAAIARTDLSRPVRLAIEWAIINNDTTFFDYGCGYGGDVERLAARHYTCAGWDPYYRPDTPRTPADIVNLGYVLNVIEDPEERREALCQAWNLTQKVLIVAAQVLIHDRSNAKIAYGDGIVTRRNTFQKYYEQEELKLYIDEVLQVDAVPVALGIYFVFRDDTEKESFRALRFRSQSLTPRVRTPSKRFEDYQELLTPLIDFVTERGRLPVKGELAETSRLQPFGHPAAGGVCHDAKVSKTAAQSEILLEFGTFRRAYNVILQATDEAEWDAIAYRRSLDILVYLALTQFGKRPGFNQLAPELRQDIKAFFGTYQEACQVADKMLFSLGKPGVVAQTCKQSKIGKLLPTALYVHVSALSELDPLLRIYEGCASRTIGRMDNATLVKFYTNKPKISYLFYPDFDTEAHPALHTSMQIDLQNLNVVYREYDTVANPPILHRKETLVTPSYPLYEKFAKLTRREEKLGLFKNTRTIGTRDGWQQWLEEKGVEIKGDRISK, encoded by the coding sequence ATGGAAGCTCTGGAAATTGAACGTCATAGAGCAGCGATCGCGCGTACTGATTTATCACGTCCGGTGCGATTAGCTATAGAATGGGCGATTATAAATAACGATACCACGTTCTTTGATTACGGTTGCGGCTACGGTGGTGATGTTGAGCGCTTAGCAGCACGTCATTATACCTGTGCGGGGTGGGACCCGTACTACCGCCCTGATACGCCGCGTACGCCTGCGGATATTGTTAATTTGGGCTATGTTCTCAACGTCATTGAAGATCCCGAAGAACGCCGCGAAGCGCTGTGTCAAGCTTGGAACCTGACACAGAAAGTTTTAATTGTTGCTGCCCAAGTTTTAATTCATGACCGCAGCAATGCCAAAATTGCTTATGGTGATGGCATTGTGACTCGCCGCAATACGTTTCAGAAATATTACGAGCAAGAAGAGTTAAAATTATACATTGATGAAGTTCTGCAAGTTGATGCTGTCCCTGTCGCGTTAGGAATTTACTTTGTCTTTCGCGATGACACTGAAAAAGAAAGCTTCCGGGCTTTACGCTTTCGTTCGCAGAGTTTGACACCGCGCGTCCGCACGCCGAGTAAGCGGTTTGAAGATTATCAAGAACTCTTAACGCCACTGATTGATTTTGTTACCGAGCGCGGCAGATTACCTGTTAAAGGTGAATTAGCGGAAACTTCGCGTCTACAGCCCTTTGGGCATCCTGCGGCGGGCGGCGTCTGTCACGATGCGAAAGTTTCCAAGACAGCAGCACAAAGCGAGATATTACTCGAATTTGGGACTTTTCGCCGCGCTTATAATGTGATTTTGCAAGCGACCGATGAAGCCGAATGGGATGCGATCGCCTACCGTCGTTCACTGGATATTTTGGTATATCTTGCCTTAACACAGTTTGGTAAACGTCCTGGATTTAACCAGCTTGCACCCGAACTTCGTCAAGACATCAAAGCCTTTTTTGGTACGTATCAAGAAGCTTGCCAAGTTGCGGATAAAATGCTGTTCAGCTTAGGAAAACCTGGTGTTGTTGCCCAAACGTGCAAGCAAAGTAAAATTGGTAAACTCTTACCAACAGCATTATATGTCCATGTTTCGGCGTTATCCGAACTCGACCCATTACTGCGAATATATGAAGGTTGCGCTAGCCGCACGATTGGACGCATGGATAATGCAACATTAGTTAAATTTTATACTAATAAACCTAAAATATCGTATCTTTTCTATCCAGATTTTGATACAGAGGCGCATCCTGCATTACACACGAGTATGCAAATTGACTTACAAAACCTCAATGTGGTCTATCGCGAGTATGACACTGTGGCAAATCCGCCAATTCTACATCGCAAAGAAACTTTGGTGACACCAAGTTATCCGCTGTACGAAAAATTTGCGAAATTGACACGGCGCGAAGAAAAGTTAGGGTTATTCAAGAACACGCGCACAATTGGAACTCGTGATGGTTGGCAACAGTGGTTAGAAGAAAAGGGTGTAGAGATTAAAGGCGATCGCATTTCTAAATGA
- a CDS encoding AmpG family muropeptide MFS transporter: MVALLLLGVSSGLPLLLTSKTLQAWMTVEGVDLKSIGLFSLVALPYSLKFLWAPILDRFALPFLGRRRGWLIALQIGLILAIAFMGFQQPAQALQLLAINALFVAFFSATQDIAGDAYRADILAEKEMGAGAAVFVLGYRVALLITGSLALILADRISWTSVYLLIASVMIVGVIGTLIAPEPEGHIQLPASLSEAVLLPFGEFFQRLGALTGFFILCFIVLYKLGDALVNNMSTPFLLQIGFTQTDIGAIQGGMGLIATIVGALVGGAILSKIGINRSLWLFGGLQAISNLAYFMQAQLGRNYPFMVLTINIENFCAGLGTAAFVAFLMSLCNQRFSATQYALLSSLMAVSRDILVAPAGALAEATGWSLFFIISIVAAIPGLLLLPVFAPWNPKPVTVPKPR, from the coding sequence ATGGTGGCTTTACTACTACTGGGGGTTTCATCGGGTTTGCCGTTGCTACTCACAAGTAAAACACTGCAAGCGTGGATGACTGTCGAAGGAGTCGATTTAAAATCGATTGGGTTGTTTAGTTTGGTCGCTTTACCGTATTCTCTCAAATTTCTCTGGGCACCTATACTTGATCGCTTTGCGTTGCCATTTTTGGGGCGACGGCGCGGCTGGTTAATTGCACTGCAAATTGGGTTGATTTTAGCGATCGCCTTCATGGGATTTCAACAACCCGCGCAAGCGTTGCAACTACTCGCGATTAATGCCTTATTTGTCGCTTTTTTCAGTGCTACACAAGATATCGCTGGCGATGCTTACCGCGCAGATATTCTAGCCGAAAAAGAAATGGGCGCAGGTGCAGCTGTCTTTGTCCTAGGTTATCGCGTCGCCTTACTGATTACAGGTTCTTTGGCACTCATCTTAGCAGATCGCATTTCTTGGACAAGTGTTTATCTGCTCATCGCATCGGTGATGATCGTCGGTGTGATTGGTACTCTCATTGCACCCGAACCCGAAGGACACATTCAACTTCCCGCCTCGCTATCCGAAGCAGTATTGTTACCTTTCGGCGAATTTTTTCAACGCTTGGGCGCACTAACGGGATTCTTCATTTTATGTTTTATCGTCCTCTATAAACTCGGTGATGCCTTAGTCAATAATATGTCTACGCCCTTTTTACTACAAATTGGGTTTACACAAACCGATATTGGCGCGATTCAAGGAGGAATGGGATTAATAGCCACAATCGTTGGGGCGCTGGTAGGGGGGGCAATTTTAAGTAAAATTGGGATTAATCGCTCGTTGTGGCTCTTTGGTGGCTTGCAAGCTATTAGTAACCTCGCGTATTTTATGCAAGCGCAACTAGGAAGAAACTACCCCTTCATGGTACTAACCATTAATATTGAAAACTTTTGTGCAGGCTTGGGAACTGCTGCATTTGTTGCTTTTTTAATGAGTTTGTGCAATCAAAGATTTTCGGCAACGCAGTATGCATTACTCTCTAGTTTGATGGCTGTTAGTCGTGATATTCTGGTCGCCCCCGCTGGTGCCTTGGCAGAAGCCACCGGATGGTCTTTGTTTTTTATTATTAGTATCGTCGCTGCAATTCCAGGATTGTTATTACTTCCAGTGTTTGCACCGTGGAACCCGAAACCTGTAACTGTCCCCAAACCAAGATGA
- a CDS encoding GNAT family N-acetyltransferase: MSELIPGYTIRAGGVDRALLLKFMQRTYKELFPEQDFSHLARTVEQYYSKETPLWWVDSRDQGSEDALRADLRFRRQGLETSGDYFSTTPVACLWAGNAIDQVRGDRYTHIFLLYVVPEHRRRGIGTALMQYAETWAKKRGDRQIGLQVFQCNQPALNLYNHLGYQSASIWMVKAFDP, from the coding sequence GTGTCTGAACTCATACCTGGATATACAATTCGTGCTGGTGGTGTTGATCGCGCGTTGTTACTAAAATTTATGCAACGCACGTACAAGGAACTTTTTCCCGAACAAGACTTTTCGCACCTCGCCCGTACTGTTGAACAATACTACTCGAAAGAAACTCCCTTGTGGTGGGTAGATTCAAGAGATCAGGGTTCAGAGGACGCGCTTCGCGCAGACCTACGGTTCAGGCGTCAGGGATTGGAAACTTCTGGCGACTATTTCTCGACGACTCCAGTCGCTTGTCTTTGGGCGGGAAATGCTATCGATCAAGTCAGGGGCGATCGCTATACGCACATCTTTCTACTTTATGTCGTACCCGAACACCGACGGCGCGGAATAGGCACAGCTTTGATGCAGTATGCCGAAACCTGGGCAAAAAAAAGAGGCGATCGCCAAATCGGTTTACAAGTGTTTCAGTGCAACCAACCAGCATTAAATCTTTATAACCACTTGGGCTACCAATCTGCATCAATATGGATGGTGAAAGCGTTTGATCCTTGA
- a CDS encoding HEAT repeat domain-containing protein, whose amino-acid sequence MYDEDDINSVLDQEIELESPLDHLGSLSAESETPKFDPEAMLVLLDHPQTQQRMLAARAFSDIEDRRAIPHLIRLLRDPCPLVRVGAAYGIGRNPSPDAVEPLIEQLNQDWNGYVRKGVVWALGNCRDRRTLAPLADALRTDISAVRLWAASALAQMSQVGYDAVVGAIPPLIEALVQDPVAAIRSNCAWAIGQLCRELPSNVVYATAVDALIQAFAEDEDLGVREDAKASLLGVGDPRGLQLIETLEQEGWF is encoded by the coding sequence ATGTACGATGAAGACGACATAAACAGTGTGCTTGACCAGGAGATTGAGCTAGAAAGTCCCTTAGACCATCTAGGGTCGCTTAGTGCTGAGTCAGAGACACCAAAATTCGATCCTGAAGCGATGTTAGTGCTGCTGGATCATCCGCAAACACAACAGCGGATGTTGGCAGCGCGCGCCTTTTCGGATATTGAAGATCGCCGCGCTATTCCGCATTTGATTCGTTTATTGCGCGATCCTTGTCCTTTGGTGCGAGTCGGTGCCGCATACGGTATTGGGCGCAACCCTAGTCCTGATGCTGTCGAACCACTAATCGAACAACTCAATCAGGATTGGAATGGTTATGTGCGTAAAGGTGTTGTTTGGGCTTTGGGAAATTGCCGCGATCGCCGCACTTTAGCACCGCTGGCGGATGCTTTACGCACCGATATTTCTGCTGTTCGACTGTGGGCAGCAAGTGCTTTAGCACAAATGTCACAAGTAGGTTACGATGCGGTCGTTGGCGCAATACCACCCCTTATTGAAGCCTTAGTACAAGATCCCGTTGCTGCGATTCGTAGTAATTGTGCGTGGGCGATCGGTCAATTGTGCCGCGAATTGCCTTCTAATGTTGTCTATGCAACGGCGGTTGATGCTTTGATTCAAGCTTTTGCTGAAGATGAAGATTTAGGAGTTCGCGAAGACGCTAAAGCTTCGTTGTTAGGAGTCGGCGATCCGCGCGGTTTACAACTTATCGAAACGTTAGAACAAGAAGGATGGTTTTAG
- a CDS encoding nitrate reductase associated protein, whose product MNEFFRFEADFVDSLRCIPMQVRYKLDTCGIKLKLSHWTQFSAAERQALVEKPCSGEQVIAYRDFLQQLVQQHTGVAAGELPIESHPAWLNDTEIPSDLQLKAQEVGVTMTLQQWRSLTPLQRFALIKLSRPSHENKNFVPALQEFHLL is encoded by the coding sequence ATGAATGAGTTTTTTCGATTTGAAGCTGATTTTGTTGATAGTTTACGTTGCATTCCGATGCAAGTACGCTATAAGCTGGATACTTGTGGCATAAAACTAAAGTTATCGCATTGGACGCAATTTAGTGCTGCTGAACGCCAAGCGTTAGTCGAAAAACCTTGTAGCGGTGAACAAGTGATTGCCTACCGAGACTTTTTACAGCAGTTAGTACAGCAACATACAGGGGTTGCAGCAGGAGAACTTCCGATAGAATCGCATCCAGCATGGTTAAACGATACAGAAATACCCAGCGACTTACAACTAAAAGCCCAAGAAGTTGGTGTGACAATGACATTGCAGCAGTGGCGATCGCTAACTCCTTTACAGCGTTTTGCATTAATTAAGCTAAGTCGCCCTAGCCACGAAAACAAAAACTTTGTTCCCGCGCTGCAAGAATTTCATTTACTCTAA
- a CDS encoding phosphate-starvation-inducible PsiE family protein encodes MSWLRRLSRRVAASFSDNNFLKKISSIETLISKLLSVLMVIVILVAVYDLFVILLQDIVNAPVGFFTRTLFEVFGLFLNILIALELLENITAYLRKHVIQVELVIVTSLIAVARKFIILDLQKTRGLDLIGLGIAILGLSISYWIIRNAQPRQPH; translated from the coding sequence ATGTCTTGGTTAAGAAGGTTATCGCGGCGCGTCGCCGCAAGTTTTAGCGACAACAACTTTTTAAAAAAAATTAGCAGCATAGAAACACTCATATCTAAGCTACTATCTGTATTGATGGTGATTGTCATTCTTGTAGCTGTTTACGATTTATTTGTCATTTTACTCCAAGACATTGTTAACGCGCCTGTTGGTTTTTTCACCAGAACTTTGTTCGAGGTTTTTGGTTTATTTCTGAACATTTTAATCGCACTTGAGTTACTAGAAAATATTACAGCATATCTCCGAAAGCACGTCATTCAAGTTGAATTAGTTATTGTAACTTCACTTATTGCTGTTGCCAGAAAATTCATTATTTTAGATTTACAAAAAACGAGAGGACTTGATTTAATTGGACTGGGAATTGCTATTCTAGGTTTGTCAATCAGTTACTGGATTATTCGTAATGCCCAACCTCGGCAACCGCATTAA
- a CDS encoding chloride channel protein, with the protein MLLATLGVLIGVIAYFFPQTLFFGEKEIETIVETRVTFGVTMLVAIAVAKMLAISCTLHSGFRDSGFIFPLFYIGAAIGLAIALAFPQIHPTICMVCLMAAVNVAVTKTPISTSVILSVFFDTAILPVIGIASFVSFLLTTQLSLIQTPRSRDFDISQEGRSVHAV; encoded by the coding sequence ATGTTACTCGCTACTTTGGGTGTATTGATTGGTGTAATTGCCTATTTCTTTCCCCAAACGCTGTTTTTTGGCGAAAAAGAAATTGAAACGATTGTCGAAACTAGAGTGACATTTGGAGTGACGATGTTAGTTGCGATCGCTGTAGCAAAAATGCTGGCGATTAGTTGTACGTTGCATTCGGGTTTTCGCGATAGTGGATTTATCTTTCCGCTATTTTATATTGGTGCTGCAATTGGATTGGCGATCGCGTTAGCTTTTCCCCAAATTCATCCGACAATTTGTATGGTTTGTTTGATGGCGGCGGTAAATGTTGCTGTAACGAAAACGCCAATTAGTACAAGTGTAATTCTCAGTGTGTTTTTTGATACTGCGATTTTACCCGTAATCGGCATCGCGAGTTTTGTAAGTTTTCTATTAACAACGCAGTTATCATTGATCCAAACGCCGCGATCACGCGATTTTGATATCAGTCAAGAAGGGAGGAGCGTTCACGCAGTGTAG
- a CDS encoding inorganic diphosphatase, producing MDLNRIPPQPKPGVINVLIEITAGSKNKYEYDKDLQAFALDRVLYSSVQYPYDYGFVPNTLADDGDPLDGMVLMDEPTFPGCVIAARPIGMLIMIDGGDHDEKILCVPDKDPRYKHVKSLADIAPHRLDEIAEFFRSYKNLEQKVTEIRGWEDIDQVMPLVERCIKAGSEQGRDSDAEE from the coding sequence GTGGACTTAAACCGTATTCCGCCTCAACCAAAACCAGGCGTGATCAACGTTTTGATTGAAATTACTGCTGGAAGCAAAAATAAGTACGAATACGATAAAGATTTGCAGGCGTTTGCTTTAGATCGAGTATTGTACTCCTCAGTGCAGTATCCTTACGATTATGGCTTTGTACCCAACACCCTCGCTGACGATGGTGATCCGCTTGATGGCATGGTATTGATGGACGAGCCGACATTTCCAGGATGTGTGATTGCAGCGCGCCCGATTGGAATGTTGATTATGATTGACGGCGGCGATCATGATGAAAAAATTCTGTGTGTTCCAGATAAAGATCCTCGTTACAAACACGTTAAATCGCTTGCAGACATCGCACCGCATCGATTAGATGAAATTGCTGAATTTTTCCGCAGCTACAAAAATCTGGAACAGAAAGTCACAGAAATTCGTGGCTGGGAAGACATCGATCAGGTTATGCCTTTAGTAGAAAGATGCATCAAAGCTGGTAGCGAACAAGGGCGTGATTCTGACGCGGAGGAATAA